In the Streptomyces sp. SJL17-4 genome, TCTGGCCGGTCGTGCCGGTCTCCTCCAGCTCCGCCAGCTCGGCGGCGGTGCGCCGGCCCCCGAGGATCTCGCGCAGCAGGCGGAGCCGTACGGGATGACCGAGCGCGGCGAGGGACTCGGCGGCGTCCGCCCAGTCCTCCTCGAACAGCTGCCCGGTGAAGGCCCCGAGCTGCCACTCGTACCGCTCCTGGGTCGGCAGCCTGACGGCTCCCGTGAAGACGACCGCGCCGTCCGCGCCCCGGTCTCCCCTGTCCGCCGCGAGCTGCGCCTTGAGGCTTTCGAGGGCCCAGAGCGGGCTGTCGGTGACCTCGGGCGCGGGGCGCTCCGCGCTCTCGACCGCACTCTCGACCACGCCGTCAGCCGCGCCTTCGGCCGTGCTTTCCAAGGCCGTCATACGCCGTTCCAGCGCGGCGACCCGCTCTTCCAGCTCCATGGCATCGACATTACGTAATTACGTAATGCCCGGCAAGCAGGAAACGCGAAAGCCCCCGTCCAGACCTTCCGGTCCGGACGGGGGCTTCCCCGGTGCTCCGTATCAGGCCAGCAGGGCCGGAATCGTCGCCTCGTGCGCCGTGCGCAGCTCCGTCAGGGAGAGCGCGAACTCGCCCTGGACGTCGACGGCGTCTCCGTCGACGACACCGATCCGCGCCGCCGGCAGACCCCGCGCACCGCACATGTCGGTGAAGCGGAGCTCCTCGCTGCGCGGGACGGCGACGACCGCACGGCCGGCCGACTCGCTGAAGAGGAACGTGAACGCGTCCAGGCCCTCCGGGACGACCAGGCGCGCGCCGTTCCCGCCGCGCAGGCAGGACTCGACGACCGCCTGGACGAGACCGCCGTCGGACAGGTCGTGCGCGGCGTCGATCATGCCGTCGCGCGAGGCCGAGATCAGGATCTCGCCGAGCAGCTTCTCCCGGTCGAGGTCCACGGCCGGCGGCAGACCGCCGAGGTGCCGGTGGATGACCTCGGACCATGCCGAGCCGCCGAACTCCTCGCGCGTGTCACCGAGCAGGTAGAGGAGCTGGCCCTCTTCCGCGAAGGCGATCGGCGTACGGCGGTTGACGTCGTCGATCACACCGAGGACGGCCACGACCGGCGTCGGGTGGATGGCGACCTCACCGGTCTGGTTGTAGAGCGAGACGTTGCCGCCGGTCACCGGGGTGCCGAGCTGGAGGCAGCCGTCCGCGAGACCACGGGTGGCCTCGGCGAACTGCCACATCACGGCCGGGTCCTCGGGCGAACCGAAGTTCAGGCAGTCCGAGATGGCGAGCGGCTTGGCACCGGAGGCGGCGACGTTGCGGTACGCCTCCGCGAGCGCGAGCTGCGCACCCGTGTACGGGTCGAGCTTGGCGTACCGGCCGTTGCCGTCGGTCGCCATGGCCACGCCGAGGTTGGTCTCCTCGTCGATACGGACCATGCCCGCGTCCTCGGGCTGCGCCAGGACCGTGTTGCCCTGCACGAACCGGTCGTACTGGTCCGTGATCCAGGACTTCGACGCCTGGTTCGGGGAGGAGACCAGCTTCAGGACCTGGTCCTTCAGCTCCTCGCCCGTCTGCGGCCGGGGCAGCTTGCCGGCGTCGTCGGCCTGGAGCGCGTCCTGCCACTCCGGGCGGGCGTACGGCCGGTGGTAGGTCGGGCCCTCGTGGGCGACGGAGCGCGGCGGCACGTCGACGATCTGCTCGCCGTGCCAGAAGATCTCCAGGCGCTCGCCCTCGGTCACCTCACCGATGACGACGGCGATGACGTCCCACTTCTCGCAGATCTCCAGGAAGCGGTCGACGTGCTCGGGCTCGACGATCGCGCACATGCGCTCCTGCGACTCGCTCATGAGGATTTCCTCGGGCGAGAGGGTCGCGTCGCGCAGGTGGACCCGGTCGAGCTCGACGCGCATGCCGCCGGAACCGGCGGAGGCCAGCTCGGACGTGGCGCAGGAGAGCCCGGCGCCGCCGAGGTCCTGGATGCCCGCGACCAGCTTCTCCTTGAAGATCTCCAGGGTGCACTCGATGAGGAGCTTCTCCTGGAAGGGGTCGCCGACCTGGACGGCGGGGCGCTTGGTCGGCTTCGTGTCGTCGAAGGTCTCCGAGGCCAGCACGGACACGCCGCCGATGCCGTCGCCGCCCGTGCGGGCGCCGTACAGGATCACCTTGTTGCCGGGGCCGGAGGCCTTGGCGAGGTGGATGTCCTCGTGCTTCATCACGCCGATGCAGCCGGCGTTGACCAGCGGGTTGCCCTGGTAGCACTCGTCGAAGACGACCTCGCCGCCGATGTTCGGCAGGCCGAGGCAGTTGCCGTAGCCGCCGATGCCGGCGACGACACCGGGCAGCACGCGCTTGGTGTCGGGGTGGTCGGCCGCGCCGAAGCGCAGCGGGTCGACGACCGCGACCGGGCGGGCACCCATGGCGAGGATGTCGCGGACGATGCCGCCGATGCCGGTGGCCGCGCCCTGGTAGGGCTCGATGTACGAGGGGTGGTTGTGCGACTCGACCTTGAAGGTGACCGCGTACCCCTGGCCGACGTCGACGACGCCGGCGTTCTCACCGATGCCGACGAGCATGGCGTCGTTGGCGGGGACCTTCTCGCCGAACTGCTTCAGGTGGACCTTGCTGCTCTTGTAGGAGCAGTGCTCGGACCACATGACCGAGTACATGGCGAGCTCGGCGCCGGTGGGACGGCGGCCGAGGATCTCGCGGATGCGCGCGTACTCGTCCTCTTTGAGGCCGAGCTCCTTCCAGGGCTGCTCGCTGTCCGGCGTCTCGCTCGCGTGCTTGACGGTGTCGAGGCTCATCAGGCGTTGACCAGCTTCTTGAGGATCGAGGTGAAGAATCCGAGGCCGTCCGTCTTGCCGGTGCCGACGAGCGGCTCGACGGCGTGCTCGGGGTGCGGCATGAGGCCGACCACGTTGCCCGCGGCGTTGGTGATGCCCGCGATGTCACGGAGCGAGCCGTTGGGGTTCATGTCCAGGTAGCGGAAGGCCACCCGCCCCTCGGCCTCCAGCTCGTCGAGCACCCGCTCGTCGGCGACGTACCGGCCGTCCATGTTCTTGAGCGGGACCTCGATCTCCTGGCCCTCGGTGTAGTCCGAGGTCCAGGCGGTCTCCGCGTTCTCCACCCGCAGCTTCTGGTCGCGGCAGATGAAGTGGAGGTGGTTGTTGCGCAGCATCGCGCCCGGCAGCAGATGCGCCTCGGTGAGGATCTGGAAGCCGTTGCAGATACCGAGGACGGGCATGCCCGCCTTCGCCTGCTCGATGATCGTCTCCATCACCGGCGAGAAGCGGGAGATGGCTCCGGCCCGCAGGTAGTCGCCGTAGGAGAAACCGCCGGCCAGGACCACGGCGTCGACCTGCTTGAGGTCCTTGTCGCGGTGCCAGAGCGATACGGGCTCGGCGCCCGCGAGGCGGGCGGCACGCAGCGCGTCCTGGTCGTCGAGCGTTCCGGGGAACGTGACGACGCCGATGCGTGCGGTCACGACTCCACCTTCACGATGAAGTCTTCGATCACGGTGTTGGCAAGGAAGGTTTCGGCCATCTCATGGATGCGGGCGAGGGCGGCGTCGTCGACCGGTCCCTCCACCTCCAGCTCGAAACGCTTCCCCTGACGGACGTCGGCGATTCCGGCGAATCCCAGGCGGGGCAGTGCACGCTGCACCGCCTGCCCCTGAGGGTCGAGGATCTCCGGCTTGAGCATGACGTCGACTACGACGCGTGCCACTGGCACTCCCGGTGGTGTGTTGCGTGGGCGGTTCCCTCAGCGTACCTGTCTCCAAATTCTACGCGGGTAGAGATCTGAAGGATCCTACAAAAGCCAGGTCACGGCGCCGCCCCGCCAGGGATCACAGCCATGCCCCCCGTCCGAGCACACCCACGCAAAATTCCAGTGAAATATTGCGGACCTCATTGCACCGGGACACGCTGAAACAATTGCCAGGGCTTCACAATGCGACGCCCGTCGCTGTACAAAGGAATCGAGAAGAAATCAGCATTGTCGCGGCACAGCCGTACGGTCGGCATCGCCGCACGTCAGGGGCGTCGCAAGCGCCCCCTCTGCGGCACCGGCCGCAGGAAAGGACCGATATCCGTGGCTCAGCGTGTGGTGGTCACAATCTCCGACGACATGGACGGCGGAGAAGCGGCTGAAACGGTCGCGTTCGGCCTCGACGGGAAGATGTACGAGATCGACCTGAATGCTGCCAATGCAAAGAAACTCCGCAAGGCACTCGCCCCGTACCTCGCCGCCGGACGCACGTTGCCGGCGAAGGCCCGGACCGGCCGGAGCGCCTCCGTGGAGTCGTACACCCGCACCTCCCTCGCCCCCGACCCGGCGGCGGTCCGCGCCTGGGCGCAGTCCAACAAGATGGAGGTGCCGGCCCGCGGCCGGATCCCGAAGAGGGTCTACGAGGCCTTCCGCGCCGCGAGTTGAGCGGGCCGGCCCCCGGCCGCCGACGCGGCGCGGCGGAGCCGATTTGCATTGCACCCCCCATGATCCGCTAAAGTCTGGAACACGCCGAGGGGCGAGGCCGCAAAGCCCCACCTCACGCAGCGTGCGGGTGTAGTTCAGTAGTAGAACATCCCCCTTCCAGGGGGAAGGCGCAGTGTGCAATTCCTGTCACCCGCTCTGCATCGCAAGACCAAGCACTCCGGTGCATCAGGTAGAGTGGTGCTCGCACCGCCCAGTGAAAGCTGAGCGGCAGCAATGCGGACGTGGCTCAGTTGGTAGAGCATCACCTTGCCAAGGTGAGGGTCGCGAGTTCGAATCTCGTCGTCCGCTCCAGATCGAAGGCCCCGGTTCTCTGGAACCGGGGCCTTCGTCGTGTTCCCCTTCCTCGGTGGCCCCACCCCCCATGACATTTGTCAGAAGCGGGTGGTGACAGCGCGCACTGCCGGACGGCCCCCGCCGCCGGAAGCCTGGACACATGAGCAACGCGACCCCCGCGACCCCCGCGATCGAGGCGGAAGACCTCCGCCGCGGCTACTCCGGCGACTTCGAGGCCGTCCGCGGCATCTCCTTCACCGTCCCGCACGGCGAGATCTTCGCCCTCCTCGGCACCAACGGCGCCGGGAAGACCTCCACCGTCGAACTCCTCGAAGGCCTCGCCGCCCCGAGCGCCGGCACCGCCCGCGTCCTCGGCCACGACCCGTACCGCGAACGGGCCACCGTCCGCCCCCGGATCGGCGTGATGCTCCAGGAGGGCGGCTTCCCCTCCGAACTGACCGTGGCCGAAACCGTACGGATGTGGGCAGGCTGCACCACCGGTGCCCGCCCCGCCGGCGAAGCGCTCGGCGCCACCGGCCTCACCGGACGCGAGGACGTACGGGTCAAGCAGCTGTCCGGCGGCGAACGACGCCGGCTCGACCTCGCCCTCGCCCTCCTCGGCCGCCCCGAGGTCCTCTTCCTCGACGAACCCACCACCGGCCTCGACGCCGAGGGCCGCCGCGACACCTGGGAACTCGTCCGCGCCCTCCGCGACGGCGGCACCACCGTGCTGCTCACCACCCACTACCTGGAGGAGGCCGAGGCCCTGGCCGACCGGCTCGCGATCATGCACCGCGGGCAGATCGTGCTCTCCGGCACCCCGGCCGAGGTCACCGCCGCCCGGCCCGCCCGCATCCGCTTCACCCTCCCCGCCGAGGTCCCCGCCGCCCGGCTCCCGCTGGGACTGCGGGCCGCCGAGGACGCGGGGCGGGTGGAG is a window encoding:
- a CDS encoding winged helix-turn-helix domain-containing protein, which translates into the protein MELEERVAALERRMTALESTAEGAADGVVESAVESAERPAPEVTDSPLWALESLKAQLAADRGDRGADGAVVFTGAVRLPTQERYEWQLGAFTGQLFEEDWADAAESLAALGHPVRLRLLREILGGRRTAAELAELEETGTTGQIYHHLRQLTGAGWLKTVGRGRYEVPGARVVPLLVVLTAARP
- the purL gene encoding phosphoribosylformylglycinamidine synthase subunit PurL, encoding MSLDTVKHASETPDSEQPWKELGLKEDEYARIREILGRRPTGAELAMYSVMWSEHCSYKSSKVHLKQFGEKVPANDAMLVGIGENAGVVDVGQGYAVTFKVESHNHPSYIEPYQGAATGIGGIVRDILAMGARPVAVVDPLRFGAADHPDTKRVLPGVVAGIGGYGNCLGLPNIGGEVVFDECYQGNPLVNAGCIGVMKHEDIHLAKASGPGNKVILYGARTGGDGIGGVSVLASETFDDTKPTKRPAVQVGDPFQEKLLIECTLEIFKEKLVAGIQDLGGAGLSCATSELASAGSGGMRVELDRVHLRDATLSPEEILMSESQERMCAIVEPEHVDRFLEICEKWDVIAVVIGEVTEGERLEIFWHGEQIVDVPPRSVAHEGPTYHRPYARPEWQDALQADDAGKLPRPQTGEELKDQVLKLVSSPNQASKSWITDQYDRFVQGNTVLAQPEDAGMVRIDEETNLGVAMATDGNGRYAKLDPYTGAQLALAEAYRNVAASGAKPLAISDCLNFGSPEDPAVMWQFAEATRGLADGCLQLGTPVTGGNVSLYNQTGEVAIHPTPVVAVLGVIDDVNRRTPIAFAEEGQLLYLLGDTREEFGGSAWSEVIHRHLGGLPPAVDLDREKLLGEILISASRDGMIDAAHDLSDGGLVQAVVESCLRGGNGARLVVPEGLDAFTFLFSESAGRAVVAVPRSEELRFTDMCGARGLPAARIGVVDGDAVDVQGEFALSLTELRTAHEATIPALLA
- the purQ gene encoding phosphoribosylformylglycinamidine synthase subunit PurQ, whose protein sequence is MTARIGVVTFPGTLDDQDALRAARLAGAEPVSLWHRDKDLKQVDAVVLAGGFSYGDYLRAGAISRFSPVMETIIEQAKAGMPVLGICNGFQILTEAHLLPGAMLRNNHLHFICRDQKLRVENAETAWTSDYTEGQEIEVPLKNMDGRYVADERVLDELEAEGRVAFRYLDMNPNGSLRDIAGITNAAGNVVGLMPHPEHAVEPLVGTGKTDGLGFFTSILKKLVNA
- the purS gene encoding phosphoribosylformylglycinamidine synthase subunit PurS translates to MARVVVDVMLKPEILDPQGQAVQRALPRLGFAGIADVRQGKRFELEVEGPVDDAALARIHEMAETFLANTVIEDFIVKVES
- a CDS encoding Lsr2 family protein, with product MAQRVVVTISDDMDGGEAAETVAFGLDGKMYEIDLNAANAKKLRKALAPYLAAGRTLPAKARTGRSASVESYTRTSLAPDPAAVRAWAQSNKMEVPARGRIPKRVYEAFRAAS
- a CDS encoding ABC transporter ATP-binding protein, with product MSNATPATPAIEAEDLRRGYSGDFEAVRGISFTVPHGEIFALLGTNGAGKTSTVELLEGLAAPSAGTARVLGHDPYRERATVRPRIGVMLQEGGFPSELTVAETVRMWAGCTTGARPAGEALGATGLTGREDVRVKQLSGGERRRLDLALALLGRPEVLFLDEPTTGLDAEGRRDTWELVRALRDGGTTVLLTTHYLEEAEALADRLAIMHRGQIVLSGTPAEVTAARPARIRFTLPAEVPAARLPLGLRAAEDAGRVEIRTGSLQDDLAALLGWARDEGVRLDGLDARSASLEEAFLDIAAAADTVSEARIPESEAVR